A single genomic interval of Neisseria leonii harbors:
- the yidC gene encoding membrane protein insertase YidC, with the protein MDFKRMTLFFAVALLILLGWEQLFPTPKPAPQSAAQQQAQQKAAADTALKPAVPVTVTTDTVQAVIDENSGDLRQMTLLKYDAANDKAKNFQLFGDSQAYTYIAQADLVDDAGRSLTKNLTFSAPQKTYNLNGGKAEVKLSATADNGLQIDKIYTFTEGSYLVDVRFDVTNNSGTAVKADPAYRVVRDKSAPEGEGFFMYSFTGPVLYTPSGEFQKVAFDDLDDDFESGREQSEYQRRTDSGWVGMAQHYFMATWILQPKDGASVCTTGVCNIEIKRRSNNLYSAGVSVPMNEIAPGTARSTNMQLYAGPQTTDVIRNVADKLELVKDYGRVHWPATGLFWLMEKMYKLTGNWGWAIVLLTVIVKALLYPLTNASYKSMAKMRAVAPKMEALKKQYGDDRMGMQQAMMQLYRNEKINPLGGCLPMLLQIPVFIGLYWAIFNSVELRQAPWLGWITDLSRTDPWFILPVLMAATMWFQTTLNPPPTDPMQAKMMKIMPLVFSVMFFFFPAGLVLYYVVNNLLSIAQQWYINKKIESQRQQGEVVS; encoded by the coding sequence ATGGATTTCAAACGCATGACCCTGTTTTTTGCTGTGGCTCTGCTGATTCTGCTGGGCTGGGAACAACTGTTTCCCACCCCGAAACCCGCGCCGCAATCCGCCGCGCAGCAGCAGGCACAACAAAAAGCAGCGGCTGACACGGCATTGAAGCCCGCCGTCCCGGTTACGGTAACGACCGACACCGTCCAAGCCGTCATCGACGAAAACAGCGGCGACCTGCGCCAGATGACGCTGCTGAAATACGATGCGGCCAACGACAAAGCCAAAAATTTCCAGCTGTTTGGCGACAGCCAAGCCTATACCTACATCGCACAGGCCGATTTGGTGGACGATGCGGGCCGCAGCCTGACGAAAAACCTGACGTTCAGCGCACCGCAAAAAACCTACAACCTCAACGGCGGCAAAGCCGAAGTGAAACTGTCGGCCACAGCAGACAACGGCCTGCAAATCGATAAAATCTATACCTTTACCGAAGGCAGCTATCTGGTCGATGTCCGTTTTGACGTAACCAACAACAGCGGCACCGCCGTCAAAGCCGATCCGGCCTACCGCGTGGTACGCGACAAGAGTGCGCCCGAGGGTGAAGGCTTCTTTATGTACAGCTTTACCGGCCCCGTGCTCTACACCCCCTCGGGCGAGTTCCAGAAAGTCGCTTTCGACGACTTGGACGACGATTTCGAGAGCGGCCGCGAACAATCCGAATACCAACGCCGCACCGATTCGGGCTGGGTCGGCATGGCCCAGCACTATTTCATGGCCACTTGGATTCTCCAACCCAAAGACGGAGCCAGCGTCTGCACCACCGGTGTATGCAACATCGAGATCAAACGCCGCAGCAACAATCTTTACTCGGCCGGTGTCAGCGTTCCGATGAACGAAATCGCGCCGGGCACCGCCCGCAGCACCAATATGCAGCTTTACGCCGGTCCGCAGACCACCGACGTCATCCGCAATGTGGCCGACAAATTGGAGCTGGTCAAAGATTACGGCCGCGTCCACTGGCCGGCCACCGGCCTGTTCTGGCTGATGGAAAAAATGTACAAACTGACCGGCAACTGGGGCTGGGCGATTGTCCTGCTGACGGTTATCGTGAAAGCCCTGCTCTATCCGCTGACCAATGCCTCATACAAATCGATGGCCAAAATGCGTGCCGTCGCGCCGAAAATGGAAGCACTCAAAAAGCAGTACGGCGACGACCGCATGGGCATGCAGCAGGCCATGATGCAGCTTTACCGAAACGAAAAAATCAACCCCTTGGGCGGCTGCCTGCCGATGCTGTTGCAGATTCCCGTATTCATCGGCCTGTATTGGGCGATTTTCAACTCGGTCGAACTGCGTCAGGCACCGTGGCTGGGCTGGATTACCGACCTGTCGCGTACCGACCCGTGGTTTATCCTGCCCGTTCTGATGGCGGCCACCATGTGGTTTCAAACCACACTCAATCCGCCGCCCACCGACCCGATGCAGGCGAAAATGATGAAGATCATGCCTTTGGTGTTTTCCGTCATGTTCTTCTTCTTCCCCGCAGGCTTGGTACTGTACTATGTGGTGAACAACCTGCTGTCGATTGCCCAGCAGTGGTACATCAATAAGAAAATCGAAAGCCAACGCCAGCAAGGCGAAGTCGTTTCGTAA
- a CDS encoding 23S rRNA (uracil(1939)-C(5))-methyltransferase, with protein MMKSGAFQTALTGEGRVSGIDQEGRGVVRGAGKTVFVAGALPSERAVYRIVRRHKGFDEAEAVSLSDVSPVRREPPCPQFGECGGCALQHIEDSAQVAFKQRIVEEQLWRIGRVRPQRWLPPIYGFARHYRQRGRLRAQWTENGLRLGFQARRSHRVVAAGGCLVLPEAVARMLPLWQQLLGALLDKATLEGLSFAQGSRVLAWQIHTRHPLADAVRARLISALAAWQEETGTVLQLWLSHGRGAAECVAGQAADLYYELRQYGIRMPFAPGDFTQVNAETNELMVARALALLNPAAGERIADLFCGLGNFTLPLAQSGAQVLAVEGLASLTRRAQANACLNGLAGHIRFQTADLFACTAQTVAAWGHLDKMLIDPPRAGAYALVQALPAGMPKRLVYVSCNPATFARDAAVLVRKGYVLEEAGVMNLFAQTAHVELVARFEYGG; from the coding sequence ATGATGAAATCCGGTGCGTTTCAGACGGCCTTGACGGGCGAGGGTCGGGTGTCGGGCATCGATCAGGAAGGGCGCGGGGTGGTGCGCGGTGCGGGGAAAACGGTGTTTGTGGCCGGTGCGCTGCCGTCGGAGCGGGCGGTATACCGTATTGTGCGGCGGCATAAGGGCTTTGATGAGGCCGAAGCGGTGTCGCTGTCCGACGTTTCGCCCGTGCGCCGCGAACCGCCGTGTCCGCAGTTCGGCGAATGCGGCGGCTGTGCGTTGCAGCATATTGAAGACAGTGCGCAGGTGGCGTTTAAGCAGCGGATTGTGGAAGAGCAGTTGTGGCGCATCGGCAGGGTGCGCCCGCAACGCTGGCTGCCGCCGATTTACGGTTTTGCCCGCCATTACCGCCAGCGCGGCCGTTTGCGCGCGCAATGGACGGAAAACGGCTTGCGGCTGGGGTTTCAGGCGCGGCGCAGTCATCGGGTGGTGGCGGCCGGCGGGTGTTTGGTACTGCCTGAGGCGGTGGCGCGAATGCTGCCCTTGTGGCAGCAGCTGCTCGGTGCTCTGCTGGACAAAGCAACCTTGGAGGGTCTGTCGTTTGCCCAAGGCAGCCGTGTACTGGCGTGGCAGATTCATACGCGCCACCCGCTGGCGGATGCGGTGCGTGCGCGCTTGATTTCGGCGTTGGCGGCATGGCAGGAGGAAACAGGTACGGTTTTGCAGCTGTGGCTGTCGCACGGGCGCGGGGCGGCCGAATGTGTGGCGGGGCAGGCGGCGGATTTGTATTATGAGTTGCGTCAATACGGTATCCGTATGCCGTTTGCACCGGGCGATTTTACCCAAGTCAATGCCGAAACCAATGAGCTGATGGTGGCGCGTGCGCTGGCATTGCTGAATCCCGCAGCGGGGGAGCGGATTGCCGATTTGTTTTGCGGTTTGGGCAATTTTACCCTGCCGTTGGCGCAAAGCGGCGCGCAGGTGCTGGCGGTGGAGGGTTTGGCTTCGCTGACGCGGCGGGCACAGGCCAATGCGTGCTTGAACGGTTTGGCCGGCCATATCCGTTTTCAGACGGCCGATTTGTTTGCATGTACGGCGCAAACGGTTGCGGCTTGGGGGCATTTGGATAAGATGCTGATTGATCCGCCGCGCGCGGGCGCGTATGCGCTGGTGCAGGCTTTGCCGGCGGGTATGCCGAAACGGCTGGTGTATGTGTCGTGCAATCCGGCTACGTTTGCGCGCGATGCGGCGGTGTTGGTGCGCAAAGGGTATGTATTGGAAGAAGCGGGCGTGATGAATCTGTTTGCGCAAACCGCCCATGTGGAATTGGTGGCGCGCTTCGAGTATGGCGGCTGA
- a CDS encoding L,D-transpeptidase translates to MKKLGFSLPAAILSAAAAANNPTALPDVAPLAQGQHAAVNIPQQRLFLYQDGKLVKIYPVGVGKADTPTDLGRHLIGATAYNPTWYVPKSIQKKRNDGVKVVPPGPDNPLGGVFIRMGEPKLGLGIHATNTPSSVPGVVSAGCVRMKSPDAMEFARTIKRGTPVDVIYQLAALNSDSDQNLWLAAFRDPYKQKNLDTAALRKSIAEWAKANGKTVQAKRLEAVLKNRTGTLNCITCTAPAKVKGSLQSIEWTSGRGVLTGTEAVKTPATPAEPTETLPEGTAIEVDVGDTAPASTPASAPTGSNTLF, encoded by the coding sequence ATGAAAAAACTCGGATTCAGCCTGCCGGCCGCCATATTGAGTGCCGCAGCGGCCGCCAACAACCCAACCGCCCTGCCCGATGTCGCGCCGCTGGCGCAAGGCCAGCACGCCGCCGTCAATATTCCGCAACAGCGCCTGTTCCTGTATCAGGACGGCAAGTTGGTCAAAATCTATCCGGTCGGCGTAGGCAAAGCGGATACCCCCACCGATCTGGGCCGCCATTTAATCGGTGCCACCGCATACAACCCCACATGGTATGTCCCCAAATCGATTCAGAAAAAACGCAATGACGGTGTCAAAGTCGTTCCGCCCGGCCCCGATAACCCGTTGGGCGGCGTATTTATCCGCATGGGCGAACCCAAACTGGGGCTGGGCATCCATGCCACCAACACGCCTTCCAGCGTCCCCGGTGTCGTCAGCGCGGGCTGCGTGCGCATGAAATCTCCCGATGCGATGGAATTTGCCCGCACCATCAAACGCGGCACACCGGTTGATGTCATCTACCAGCTGGCCGCCCTCAACAGCGACAGCGACCAAAACCTCTGGCTGGCGGCATTCCGCGACCCCTACAAACAGAAAAACCTCGATACCGCCGCACTGCGCAAAAGCATCGCCGAATGGGCAAAAGCCAACGGTAAAACCGTACAGGCCAAACGTTTGGAAGCCGTCCTGAAAAACCGTACCGGCACACTGAACTGCATTACCTGCACCGCCCCCGCCAAAGTCAAAGGCAGCCTGCAATCGATTGAGTGGACAAGCGGCCGAGGCGTACTGACCGGCACCGAAGCCGTCAAAACCCCTGCCACTCCGGCCGAACCGACCGAAACGCTGCCCGAGGGTACGGCCATCGAAGTCGATGTCGGCGACACCGCACCGGCTTCCACCCCCGCTTCGGCACCGACTGGCAGCAATACCCTGTTTTAA
- a CDS encoding aminopeptidase P family protein: MNQVQQTLAALRGHMAQHGLDAWIVPSADPHLSEYLPEHWQARRYLSGFTGSVGTLVVCRDTAGLWVDSRYWEQAAAQLAGSGITLQKAGEVPPYHEWLAQHLPEGARAGAAADMLSLSGKRQLEAAFAAKKMTLHLDGDLNSAVWPQRPPLPQETVYPHDAAYVSESAADKIRRVRAAMLAQEADYHFISSLDDIAWLTNLRGSDVSFNPVFLSFLLLSAGDAVLYVDEGKLNPAARQALAAAAVRTRPYAAAAADLAGVSGSLLIEPNKTAVSTLNRLPDTVRLVENINPSTLFKAQKSAADLAHIRQAMAYDGAALCAFFADFEQKLADGVRLTEIDIDEMLLNERAKQPGFISPSFDTIAGFNANGALPHYRATPEAHSVIKGDGLLLIDSGGQYLGGTTDITRVVPVGQPSAAQIRDFTLVLKAHIALAETVFPEGILAPMLDAVCRKPLWQAQCNYGHGTGHGVGYFLNVHEGPQVIAYTAQPNPNHAMREGMITSNEPGLYRPGQWGIRIENLVAARKVEAPQETAFGSYLYFEDLTLCPIDTRLIERALLTESETAWLNAYHAKVREALLPLTDGAARDWLLARTEAV; this comes from the coding sequence ATGAATCAGGTTCAACAGACTTTGGCCGCTTTGCGCGGACACATGGCGCAACACGGTTTGGACGCGTGGATTGTGCCGTCGGCCGATCCGCATTTGTCGGAATACCTGCCCGAACACTGGCAGGCGCGCCGTTATCTTTCCGGCTTTACCGGCTCGGTCGGGACTTTGGTGGTTTGCCGCGATACTGCGGGCTTGTGGGTGGACAGCCGTTATTGGGAGCAGGCGGCCGCGCAGTTGGCCGGTTCCGGCATTACGCTGCAAAAGGCGGGCGAAGTGCCGCCGTATCACGAATGGCTGGCGCAACATCTGCCCGAAGGCGCGCGCGCCGGTGCGGCGGCCGATATGCTGTCTTTAAGCGGCAAACGCCAGTTGGAAGCGGCTTTTGCCGCCAAGAAGATGACACTGCACCTGGACGGGGATTTAAACAGTGCGGTGTGGCCGCAGCGGCCGCCGCTGCCGCAGGAAACGGTGTATCCTCACGATGCGGCCTATGTATCCGAAAGCGCGGCCGACAAAATCCGCCGCGTGCGTGCCGCCATGCTGGCGCAGGAGGCGGATTATCATTTCATTTCGTCTCTGGACGATATTGCGTGGCTGACCAATCTGCGCGGCAGTGATGTATCGTTCAACCCCGTCTTTTTATCGTTTCTGCTGCTGAGTGCCGGTGATGCCGTTCTGTATGTCGATGAGGGCAAACTCAATCCGGCCGCACGGCAGGCTCTGGCAGCGGCAGCGGTGCGAACCCGCCCTTATGCCGCCGCTGCGGCGGATTTGGCCGGCGTTTCGGGCAGTTTGCTGATTGAGCCGAACAAAACCGCTGTGTCTACTTTGAACCGTCTGCCCGACACTGTCCGCCTGGTGGAAAACATCAATCCGAGCACCTTGTTCAAGGCACAGAAATCCGCTGCCGATCTGGCACATATCCGGCAGGCGATGGCGTATGACGGTGCGGCCTTGTGTGCGTTTTTTGCCGATTTCGAGCAGAAACTGGCCGACGGCGTGCGTCTGACCGAAATCGATATCGATGAAATGCTGTTGAACGAACGTGCCAAGCAGCCGGGTTTTATTTCGCCCAGCTTCGATACCATTGCCGGTTTCAACGCCAACGGCGCGCTGCCGCACTACCGCGCCACGCCCGAAGCGCACAGCGTGATTAAAGGCGACGGCCTGCTGCTGATTGATTCGGGCGGCCAATATTTGGGCGGCACCACCGACATCACGCGCGTTGTGCCTGTGGGCCAACCGTCGGCCGCCCAAATCCGCGATTTCACACTGGTGCTCAAAGCCCATATCGCGCTGGCCGAAACCGTTTTCCCCGAAGGCATTTTGGCACCGATGCTCGATGCCGTCTGCCGCAAACCCTTATGGCAGGCACAATGCAATTACGGCCACGGCACGGGACACGGCGTGGGCTATTTCCTGAACGTCCACGAAGGCCCGCAGGTCATTGCCTATACCGCCCAACCCAATCCCAACCACGCCATGCGCGAGGGTATGATTACGTCCAACGAACCGGGGCTGTACCGTCCCGGCCAATGGGGCATACGCATCGAAAATCTGGTGGCCGCCCGCAAAGTCGAAGCACCGCAGGAAACCGCATTCGGCAGCTACCTGTATTTTGAAGATTTGACACTCTGCCCGATCGACACACGCCTGATTGAGCGCGCGCTGCTGACGGAAAGCGAAACCGCCTGGCTGAACGCCTATCATGCCAAAGTGCGCGAAGCCCTGCTGCCGCTGACCGACGGCGCGGCACGCGATTGGCTGCTGGCGCGTACAGAGGCTGTCTGA
- the hemL gene encoding glutamate-1-semialdehyde 2,1-aminomutase, translating into MNRNEQLFRRAQQIIPGGVNSPVRAFGSVGGVPRFIKKAEGAFVWDENGQRYIDYVGSWGPAVVGHAHPEVVEAVREAALGGLSFGAPTEAEIVMAEVIAETLPSVERLRLVSSGTEATMSAIRLARGYTGRDKIVKFEGCYHGHSDSLLVKAGSGLLTFGNPSSAGVPSDFTQHTLVLPYNDTAALEACFAEYGAQIACVIWEPVAGNMNLVKPSAEFVRLLRGITEQNGAVLIYDEVMTGFRAALGGVQSLHGIRPDLTTMGKVIGGGMPLAAFGGRREIMECISPLGGVYQAGTLSGNPVAVAAGLKTLEIIRRAGFYENLSARTEQLVKGFKEAAGQAGVVFNADCVGGMFGLYFAAEIPQSYADMAASDTEAFKRFFHGMLDEGVAFGPSAFEACFMSAAHTPELIDETVAHARTVFNRMAV; encoded by the coding sequence ATGAACCGTAACGAACAGCTTTTCCGCCGCGCGCAACAGATTATCCCCGGCGGGGTCAATTCGCCCGTACGCGCTTTCGGCAGTGTGGGCGGTGTGCCGCGCTTTATTAAAAAGGCAGAAGGCGCGTTTGTATGGGACGAAAACGGGCAGCGTTATATCGATTATGTCGGCTCGTGGGGGCCTGCGGTTGTCGGCCACGCGCACCCCGAAGTGGTGGAGGCTGTGCGCGAAGCGGCGTTGGGCGGCTTGTCGTTCGGTGCACCCACAGAGGCCGAAATCGTGATGGCCGAAGTGATTGCCGAAACCCTGCCTTCGGTGGAGCGGCTGCGTCTGGTCAGCTCGGGTACAGAGGCGACCATGAGCGCGATCCGTCTGGCACGCGGTTACACCGGACGCGACAAAATTGTGAAGTTTGAAGGCTGTTATCACGGTCATTCGGACAGCCTGTTGGTCAAAGCGGGCAGCGGTCTGCTCACGTTCGGCAACCCGAGTTCGGCAGGGGTGCCGTCTGATTTCACGCAACATACGCTGGTGCTGCCGTATAACGATACGGCTGCGCTGGAAGCCTGTTTTGCCGAATACGGCGCGCAGATTGCCTGCGTGATTTGGGAGCCGGTGGCGGGCAATATGAATCTGGTGAAACCCTCGGCCGAATTTGTCCGACTGTTGCGCGGCATCACCGAGCAGAACGGTGCCGTTTTGATTTACGACGAAGTGATGACGGGTTTTCGTGCCGCCTTGGGCGGGGTGCAGTCGCTGCACGGCATCCGGCCCGATTTGACGACGATGGGCAAGGTCATCGGCGGCGGTATGCCGTTGGCGGCTTTCGGCGGCAGGCGCGAGATTATGGAATGTATTTCGCCCTTGGGCGGCGTGTATCAGGCCGGTACGCTGTCGGGTAACCCCGTGGCGGTGGCGGCCGGTCTGAAAACGCTGGAAATTATCCGCCGCGCGGGTTTTTATGAAAACCTGAGTGCGCGCACGGAACAACTGGTCAAAGGCTTCAAGGAGGCGGCCGGACAGGCGGGTGTGGTCTTTAACGCCGATTGTGTCGGCGGTATGTTCGGCCTGTATTTTGCGGCAGAAATTCCGCAAAGTTATGCCGATATGGCCGCGTCCGATACCGAAGCGTTCAAGCGGTTTTTCCACGGTATGTTGGACGAGGGCGTGGCATTCGGCCCTTCGGCATTTGAAGCCTGCTTTATGTCGGCCGCGCATACGCCGGAATTGATTGATGAAACCGTGGCACACGCCCGAACGGTCTTTAACCGTATGGCCGTCTGA
- a CDS encoding methionine/alanine import family NSS transporter small subunit, producing the protein MSAIAIVMMLVALVVIWGGLIVSVLRLPKE; encoded by the coding sequence ATGAGTGCAATTGCCATTGTGATGATGCTGGTGGCTTTGGTGGTGATCTGGGGCGGTCTGATTGTATCCGTCCTGCGCCTGCCGAAAGAATAA
- a CDS encoding sodium-dependent transporter — protein MSNTQQSERATFSSRRMFMFAAIGSAVGLGNIWRFPYIAYDNGGGAFILPYLVALLTAGIPLLFLDYAIGHKYRGSAPLAFRRLSKSFETFGWWQVLINVIIAVYYAVIIGWAASYTYYAFNSGWGADPAAFFFGDFLKMSKEVGVGFDFVDTIVGPLIGVWIAVLLIMALGVQNGVGKSSVFFMPLLTVMFIVLVLSSLTLDGAAKGLNALFTPDWSKLAEPTVWIAAYGQIFFSLSICFGIMITYASYLKKQTDLTGTGMVVGFANSSFELLAGIGVFAALGFMAVSAGKEVSEVATSGIGLAFIAFPTIIDKAPFGSVIGVLFFGSLVFAGITSLISILEVVIAAVQDKLRWNRITATFAVGLPLMAVSTLLFGTTTGLPVLDVMDKFVNSFGIVAVGFASICAIMLTKRFDILAAHINSVSSFKLGAGWKLFAGIITPVVLTYMLVSEILKVAQNGYEGYPSWFVGTFGWAMAVGLIVLAFILSKLAWHDGADNYREGDDS, from the coding sequence GTGTCCAACACACAGCAATCAGAACGCGCAACCTTCTCCAGCCGGCGGATGTTTATGTTTGCCGCCATCGGCTCGGCAGTCGGCTTGGGCAATATCTGGCGTTTCCCCTATATCGCTTACGACAACGGTGGCGGTGCGTTTATCCTGCCTTATCTGGTGGCTCTGCTGACCGCCGGTATCCCGCTGCTGTTCCTCGACTATGCCATCGGCCACAAATACCGCGGTTCGGCGCCTTTGGCATTCCGCCGCCTGAGCAAAAGCTTTGAAACTTTCGGCTGGTGGCAGGTGCTGATTAATGTGATTATCGCCGTTTACTATGCCGTGATTATCGGCTGGGCGGCCAGTTACACCTACTACGCCTTCAACAGCGGCTGGGGTGCGGATCCGGCGGCATTCTTCTTCGGCGACTTTCTGAAAATGTCCAAAGAAGTGGGCGTGGGTTTCGATTTTGTCGATACCATCGTCGGCCCGCTGATCGGTGTGTGGATCGCCGTGTTGCTGATTATGGCTTTGGGTGTGCAGAACGGTGTAGGCAAATCTTCGGTGTTCTTTATGCCGCTTTTGACTGTGATGTTTATTGTTCTGGTGCTCAGCTCGCTGACGCTTGACGGTGCGGCCAAAGGCTTGAACGCCCTGTTTACCCCCGATTGGAGCAAGTTGGCCGAGCCGACCGTCTGGATTGCCGCTTACGGTCAAATTTTCTTTTCGCTGTCGATCTGTTTCGGCATCATGATTACCTATGCTTCCTACCTGAAAAAGCAGACCGACCTGACCGGCACCGGTATGGTGGTGGGTTTTGCCAACAGCAGTTTCGAGCTGCTGGCCGGTATCGGCGTCTTTGCCGCGTTGGGCTTTATGGCGGTGTCGGCGGGTAAAGAAGTGAGCGAAGTGGCGACATCGGGCATCGGCCTGGCCTTTATCGCGTTCCCGACCATTATCGACAAAGCCCCGTTCGGTTCGGTTATCGGCGTGCTGTTTTTCGGTTCGCTGGTATTTGCCGGTATCACTTCGCTGATTTCGATTCTCGAAGTGGTGATTGCCGCCGTTCAGGACAAATTGCGCTGGAACCGCATCACGGCAACGTTTGCCGTCGGCCTGCCGCTGATGGCGGTATCGACGCTGCTGTTCGGCACGACGACCGGCCTGCCGGTACTGGATGTGATGGACAAATTCGTCAATAGTTTCGGTATCGTTGCCGTGGGCTTTGCATCTATCTGCGCGATTATGCTGACCAAGCGTTTCGATATTCTGGCCGCGCACATCAATTCGGTTTCGTCGTTCAAGCTGGGTGCGGGCTGGAAACTGTTTGCGGGCATCATCACGCCCGTCGTGCTGACCTATATGCTGGTATCCGAAATACTCAAAGTGGCCCAAAACGGCTATGAAGGCTATCCGTCTTGGTTTGTGGGCACGTTCGGCTGGGCGATGGCCGTCGGCCTGATTGTCCTGGCCTTTATCCTGTCGAAACTGGCTTGGCACGACGGTGCCGACAATTACCGTGAAGGAGACGATTCATGA
- a CDS encoding CYTH domain-containing protein produces the protein MSNANIEIERRFLPAHDGWRAVAGTPRLIRQGYLSVDQACTIRVRIIGNRAWLTLKGYLSDVSRSEFEYEIPPADAETMMRTLCPFRLEKHRYEVHEQGHVFEIDEYFGDNAPLVVVELELADENAGYPRPDWLGAEITAHGRYTNAYLSTRPYSAWTAEERAVPADGQGA, from the coding sequence ATGAGTAACGCAAATATCGAAATCGAACGCCGCTTTCTGCCGGCGCATGACGGTTGGCGGGCGGTGGCGGGGACGCCGCGCCTGATACGGCAGGGCTATTTGAGCGTGGATCAGGCGTGCACCATTCGGGTGCGCATTATCGGCAATCGGGCTTGGCTGACTTTGAAAGGCTACCTTTCCGACGTGTCGCGCAGCGAGTTTGAATACGAAATCCCGCCGGCAGATGCGGAAACCATGATGCGCACGCTGTGCCCGTTCCGTCTGGAAAAACACCGCTATGAAGTGCATGAGCAGGGTCATGTATTTGAAATCGACGAGTATTTCGGCGACAACGCGCCTTTGGTGGTGGTTGAACTGGAATTGGCCGATGAAAATGCCGGTTATCCGCGCCCCGATTGGCTGGGTGCGGAGATTACCGCGCACGGCCGTTACACCAATGCGTATTTAAGTACCCGCCCTTATTCGGCATGGACGGCTGAGGAACGTGCCGTTCCCGCCGACGGCCAGGGGGCGTAA
- a CDS encoding N-acetyltransferase has translation MTAIRSLTAHDAGLVQTLYGQTPDYFLNISGRPAEPGSARENLTQFPPGISGAPILLGAFEGSRLVGILIAVVGFPTAQTAHIGLLLVHPDSRARGVGRALHEAYLARLDERAGIRTLRLGIVGSNARLAEPFWRSLGYEDSGARKPFQLGAVTSEVRIFTRAPVRPNGCHRAGRPSEK, from the coding sequence ATGACGGCAATCCGCAGCCTGACGGCTCATGATGCCGGTCTGGTGCAAACCCTGTACGGGCAGACACCGGATTATTTTCTCAATATCTCCGGCCGACCGGCCGAACCCGGTTCCGCCCGGGAAAATCTGACGCAGTTTCCGCCCGGTATCAGCGGTGCGCCGATTCTGTTGGGCGCATTCGAGGGTAGCCGTTTGGTCGGCATACTGATTGCCGTGGTCGGCTTTCCGACTGCGCAAACCGCGCATATCGGCCTGCTGCTGGTGCACCCCGACAGTCGGGCGCGCGGTGTGGGGCGGGCTTTGCATGAGGCTTATTTGGCGCGGCTGGATGAGCGCGCCGGTATTCGGACTCTGCGTTTGGGCATCGTGGGCAGCAATGCCCGTTTGGCCGAGCCGTTCTGGCGTTCGCTCGGTTATGAAGACAGCGGCGCGCGCAAGCCTTTTCAATTGGGTGCGGTCACTAGCGAAGTGCGGATTTTTACCCGTGCCCCAGTGCGCCCTAACGGCTGCCATAGAGCAGGTAGGCCGTCTGAAAAGTAG
- a CDS encoding CopD family protein: MYLWFKLLHLFFIVGWFAGLFYLPRIFVNLAQTDPADKGEYRRLLGMARRLWKFMTPLGIGALVCGLAIPFLTGWWRQGWVHTKITIGVILLAYHFYCYRLLLDFQEERNRHSHTWFRVFNEIPVLFLMAALYLAVFKPF, translated from the coding sequence ATGTATTTGTGGTTCAAACTGCTGCATCTTTTTTTTATCGTCGGCTGGTTCGCCGGTCTGTTTTACCTGCCGCGCATTTTTGTCAATCTGGCCCAAACCGATCCGGCCGACAAGGGGGAATACCGGCGGCTGCTGGGTATGGCGCGGCGGCTGTGGAAATTTATGACGCCGCTGGGCATCGGTGCGCTGGTGTGCGGTTTGGCGATTCCCTTTCTGACCGGCTGGTGGCGGCAGGGCTGGGTGCATACCAAAATCACCATCGGTGTGATTCTGCTGGCCTACCATTTCTACTGCTACCGTCTGCTGCTGGATTTTCAGGAAGAGCGCAACCGCCATTCGCATACATGGTTCCGCGTGTTTAACGAAATTCCCGTATTGTTTCTGATGGCGGCACTGTATCTGGCCGTGTTCAAACCTTTTTAA